Proteins encoded together in one Bradyrhizobium sp. CB82 window:
- the urtA gene encoding urea ABC transporter substrate-binding protein — MLDAVPAARAGEDTIKIGILHSLSGTMAISESVLKDTVLMLIEDQNKKGGLLGRKLEPVIVDPASDWDVFAEKARELLTKEKVAVVFGCWTSASRKSVLPIFEKLNGLLFYPVQYEGEESSRNIFYTGAAPNQQAIPAVRYLMGKEGGEVRRWVLLGTDYVYPRTINRILSAYLTAEGVSPDDIMTIYTPFGYSEWRGIVERIKAFGSEGKKTAVISTINGDANSYFYEELADQRVDANAIPVMAFSIGERELLGADVPPVGHLAAWGYFRSINSAENEAFTKMWANFNEQRDKTTNDPMEATFVGFRMWVQAVVQAGTTDVNAVRQAMYGQRIKAPSGFEVVMNTNHHLSKPVMIGKINSSGTFDVIWQSINPIRADAWSKYIPDSAKRTADWTYPWVCGGCIEPTFKEW, encoded by the coding sequence ATGCTCGACGCCGTTCCAGCGGCTCGCGCAGGCGAAGACACCATCAAAATCGGCATTCTGCACTCTTTATCCGGCACCATGGCAATCAGCGAATCGGTGCTTAAGGACACGGTTCTCATGCTGATTGAAGACCAGAACAAGAAAGGCGGGCTGCTCGGTCGGAAACTGGAACCGGTCATCGTAGATCCGGCATCTGATTGGGACGTCTTTGCCGAAAAAGCCCGAGAGCTCCTCACAAAGGAAAAGGTTGCGGTCGTGTTCGGCTGCTGGACCTCCGCCTCCCGCAAGTCTGTGCTTCCGATTTTCGAGAAGTTGAACGGCCTACTCTTCTACCCCGTGCAGTACGAGGGTGAAGAGAGCTCGCGTAACATTTTCTACACCGGAGCCGCGCCCAACCAGCAGGCAATTCCTGCCGTTAGATATCTGATGGGTAAGGAAGGCGGAGAAGTTCGCAGATGGGTTCTGCTCGGCACTGACTACGTATATCCTCGCACCATCAACCGAATCTTGAGCGCGTACCTTACCGCGGAGGGGGTATCGCCAGACGACATAATGACGATTTATACACCGTTCGGCTATTCCGAATGGCGAGGGATCGTCGAGCGGATCAAAGCCTTCGGCTCGGAGGGAAAAAAGACCGCGGTGATATCAACCATCAACGGAGATGCAAATTCGTACTTTTATGAGGAACTCGCAGACCAACGGGTAGACGCCAACGCAATCCCGGTCATGGCTTTCTCCATCGGCGAGCGCGAATTGCTCGGTGCAGACGTCCCACCCGTCGGACACTTGGCGGCCTGGGGTTACTTTCGGTCGATCAACTCGGCAGAAAACGAAGCGTTCACCAAAATGTGGGCGAACTTCAACGAGCAACGAGACAAAACCACAAATGATCCGATGGAAGCCACCTTCGTCGGCTTCAGAATGTGGGTGCAGGCCGTTGTTCAAGCGGGCACCACCGACGTAAATGCGGTCCGGCAAGCCATGTACGGTCAACGAATCAAGGCGCCCAGCGGCTTCGAGGTTGTGATGAACACAAATCATCATCTTTCCAAGCCAGTCATGATAGGCAAGATAAATTCTTCTGGGACCTTTGATGTCATTTGGCAATCAATCAATCCGATCCGAGCCGACGCTTGGAGCAAGTACATTCCCGACAGCGCCAAGCGTACGGCCGATTGGACTTATCCTTGGGTCTGCGGGGGATGCATCGAGCCGACATTCAAGGAATGGTGA
- a CDS encoding NYN domain-containing protein has translation MSPPRTAIFIDGPNLFATAKALGFDVDYRRLLKEFQSRGTLVRAFYYTAIIEDQEYSSIRPLVDWLEYNGFTVVTKATKEFIDASGRRKVKGNMDVELAVHAMDLARHIDEMVLFSGDRDFRPLVEAVQRRGVRVTVLSSITSQPPMIADELRRQADVFIDLRELRLKIGRDPSERSAAGEPRHQTPRFQ, from the coding sequence ATGTCTCCACCGAGAACGGCCATCTTCATCGATGGCCCCAACTTATTTGCAACGGCCAAGGCTCTTGGTTTTGACGTCGACTACAGACGCCTGCTCAAGGAATTCCAAAGCCGCGGAACCTTGGTGCGCGCATTCTACTACACAGCGATCATCGAGGATCAGGAGTATTCGTCTATCCGACCACTGGTCGATTGGCTGGAGTACAACGGCTTCACGGTGGTAACGAAGGCGACGAAGGAGTTCATCGACGCGAGCGGCCGTCGCAAAGTGAAGGGCAATATGGATGTCGAGCTAGCGGTCCATGCTATGGATTTGGCCAGACATATCGATGAGATGGTACTGTTCTCGGGTGACCGTGACTTTCGCCCATTGGTCGAGGCGGTGCAGCGCCGTGGCGTACGGGTCACCGTTCTGTCGAGCATCACCAGTCAGCCGCCAATGATTGCCGACGAGTTACGGCGACAGGCAGATGTCTTCATCGATCTCAGGGAATTGCGTCTCAAGATTGGACGCGATCCCTCTGAGCGTTCGGCAGCGGGCGAGCCGCGACATCAAACGCCGCGGTTCCAATAG
- a CDS encoding haloacid dehalogenase type II has translation MTDDVLLSLPRRKLLAGLRASAIGGVTASAVGRTEPARAQESKSGAAVPSILAFVVNGSLLDIRHLAPLFERLFGDGRLMNEWYTRLILHSEAISLAGGPYIPFFNLSEAVFKSMGSIHGVSIQQADIVELEMRSATLPAHSDVPARLKQLKDAGFRLVTLSNSPEGAQSVQLTRAGIDGFFEKLLSVDLVRRYKPAPRVYHMAAEELWVPTAAICMVSTQVWDNLGAQNVGCPAALIARPGSAPPPTLAVPGWPAPVAVGPDLPSVEAQLIKLWR, from the coding sequence ATGACGGACGATGTTCTGCTCTCATTGCCGCGCCGCAAGCTACTTGCCGGGCTCAGAGCTTCCGCAATTGGTGGTGTGACGGCGAGTGCTGTCGGGCGAACTGAGCCCGCGCGCGCTCAAGAAAGCAAGAGCGGCGCTGCGGTGCCGTCGATCCTTGCGTTCGTGGTCAATGGGTCGCTGCTCGACATCCGGCACCTGGCACCGCTGTTTGAACGGCTATTCGGCGACGGCAGGCTCATGAACGAGTGGTATACAAGGCTCATCCTCCACTCGGAGGCAATAAGCCTGGCTGGGGGACCATACATACCGTTCTTTAATTTGTCGGAGGCCGTGTTCAAATCGATGGGCTCGATCCACGGCGTCTCGATACAGCAGGCCGATATCGTCGAACTGGAAATGCGATCCGCCACGCTGCCCGCGCACTCCGATGTACCGGCAAGGCTGAAGCAATTGAAGGACGCTGGTTTTCGGCTAGTCACGCTTTCGAACTCGCCGGAGGGCGCGCAGAGCGTACAGCTAACGCGCGCAGGTATCGATGGTTTCTTTGAAAAATTGCTGAGTGTTGATCTCGTGCGTCGATATAAACCGGCGCCACGGGTATACCATATGGCCGCGGAGGAGCTGTGGGTACCGACGGCTGCGATTTGCATGGTATCGACCCAGGTGTGGGATAATCTCGGGGCGCAGAACGTTGGTTGCCCGGCAGCGCTTATCGCCCGACCGGGCAGTGCTCCGCCGCCGACGCTGGCCGTGCCTGGGTGGCCGGCGCCGGTAGCCGTCGGGCCAGATCTTCCAAGCGTGGAGGCGCAACTGATCAAGCTCTGGCGATGA
- a CDS encoding D-2-hydroxyacid dehydrogenase family protein, whose protein sequence is MKVAILDDYQNVALQLADWSGVRRHAKIIVFNDHVAHPSAVVERLRPFDVVCVMRERTPLPREILQQLPNLRMIASTGPRNASIDTQTAADLGIAVTATGYNSTPTIEFTWSLILASMRGIDRESASLKAGAWQTGLGSNLRGKSLGVVGVGNVGKEVARIGLAFGMKVIAWSQNLTEEKASAAGASLVDKQTLFRKADIVTVHLVLSPRTRGLIGAPELALMKPTARLVNTSRGPIVDEPALIEALQTRRIAGAAVDVFEIEPLPADHPFRKLDNVLATPHIGYVTEDLYRTFYGDAAAKITKWLDVNATSA, encoded by the coding sequence ATGAAAGTTGCGATCCTCGACGACTACCAGAACGTGGCCCTGCAGCTCGCCGACTGGTCGGGCGTCCGTCGGCACGCCAAGATCATTGTATTCAATGACCATGTGGCCCACCCCTCGGCTGTTGTCGAACGGTTGCGGCCGTTCGATGTGGTTTGCGTGATGCGCGAACGCACGCCTCTTCCAAGGGAGATCCTGCAGCAGTTACCGAACCTGCGGATGATAGCTTCCACGGGACCGCGAAACGCCTCGATCGATACCCAGACCGCGGCCGATCTCGGCATCGCGGTCACGGCGACGGGCTATAATTCCACTCCGACCATCGAGTTCACCTGGTCGCTGATCCTGGCGAGCATGCGGGGTATCGACCGGGAGTCCGCCTCGCTGAAGGCCGGTGCGTGGCAAACGGGCCTCGGCTCGAACCTGCGAGGCAAGAGCCTTGGCGTCGTCGGGGTAGGCAACGTCGGCAAGGAAGTCGCGCGCATCGGACTCGCCTTCGGCATGAAGGTGATCGCCTGGAGCCAGAACTTGACCGAGGAGAAGGCCAGCGCCGCTGGCGCGAGTCTCGTCGACAAGCAGACGCTGTTTCGCAAAGCCGATATCGTGACCGTCCATCTCGTCCTCAGCCCTCGTACCAGGGGCCTGATCGGAGCGCCCGAACTCGCGCTGATGAAGCCGACGGCAAGACTCGTTAACACGTCACGTGGTCCGATCGTCGACGAGCCTGCTCTGATCGAAGCGCTGCAGACACGCCGGATAGCCGGGGCCGCGGTCGACGTATTCGAAATCGAGCCGCTGCCTGCCGACCATCCTTTCCGGAAGCTTGATAACGTTCTCGCGACTCCGCACATCGGCTACGTTACCGAGGATCTTTATCGAACGTTCTATGGCGACGCCGCAGCCAAAATCACGAAGTGGCTCGACGTCAACGCAACGTCGGCATAG
- a CDS encoding alpha/beta hydrolase, which yields MTRRATINVDGIPISYLTAGEGGPLVLLLHGTYWSRVWLPVLDDIAAAGLRPVAVDFPGFGRSAGELTINEASVPRLSAWLVRFLEALGHKGPVVVAGHDIGGGVAQHLMLAKEMEVPRVAVVNGIMYDSWPVPGVARFRDPAVAAATTRDDILAARRVSVVKALGRPASEAEIAEYLEPWTDPRVARSWLALAAAADHRYTMEMLPALLQSKTPKLLVWGEDDPFQTIDYAERYVREIPDTRLVRIKSAGHIPMENDPKAVAGALAEFFAGEPEGGIQ from the coding sequence ATGACGCGTCGGGCTACGATCAACGTCGACGGCATTCCGATCAGCTATCTGACCGCCGGCGAGGGCGGTCCGTTGGTGCTGCTGCTTCATGGCACCTATTGGAGTCGCGTTTGGCTGCCCGTGCTGGATGACATTGCAGCCGCGGGGCTTCGCCCTGTGGCGGTCGATTTCCCCGGTTTCGGGCGTTCCGCCGGCGAACTCACCATAAACGAGGCTTCCGTCCCGCGCCTTTCCGCTTGGCTGGTGCGTTTCCTCGAGGCGCTCGGGCACAAGGGTCCGGTCGTGGTCGCCGGCCACGACATCGGCGGAGGCGTGGCGCAGCATCTGATGCTCGCAAAGGAGATGGAGGTGCCGCGCGTGGCCGTCGTGAACGGGATCATGTACGACTCGTGGCCCGTGCCAGGCGTAGCCCGCTTCCGGGATCCGGCGGTCGCTGCAGCCACCACGCGCGACGATATTCTGGCTGCGCGTCGTGTATCCGTCGTGAAGGCGCTCGGACGTCCGGCCAGTGAAGCCGAGATCGCGGAATATCTCGAACCATGGACCGATCCCAGGGTTGCCCGATCCTGGCTGGCGCTCGCGGCTGCTGCCGACCACCGCTATACTATGGAGATGCTGCCGGCCTTACTGCAATCCAAGACGCCGAAGCTCCTGGTGTGGGGCGAGGACGACCCATTTCAGACTATCGACTATGCCGAACGTTATGTCCGCGAGATTCCGGACACGAGGCTCGTTCGGATCAAGTCGGCTGGCCATATTCCGATGGAAAACGATCCCAAAGCCGTTGCGGGGGCCTTGGCCGAGTTCTTTGCCGGCGAGCCTGAAGGAGGGATCCAATGA
- a CDS encoding adenylate/guanylate cyclase domain-containing protein, translating to MAIQEIELEALTRPSDQWMLTFRTSITFAVMAFIIALAALLITIQVRALHLATQEAASAFMDATSSKALGRLQMEITAMASLVRVLATSSSVADSNESIETSPAINLFKAALQELPQMDSIYVGFENGAWLEVRRTSDLNEEQRERLRATPRADIAINLIRPCPDGELPMRRIFEDRQGNEVGQLNLWKYGYDPRKRPWYHKTLKADRSLVSFPYLSFDIDAPVMTISTPLRGKVHGVVAADLKLDTFNDFVQSQRPGEHGIVLIFDAAGSLIAHPDFGQFVTSAMTHPSQPQLPNIKEINSGVAAAVLRGAHGRDQYDGNIRDDQGNGYLFRLAKFTLGEQHSGRILLLAAQGDFVQNVRRLQVTGLIVAIVAGAVFVPVVWIFGSGMSRSLKDITAQAARLQKLAAPDPSPVPSRIKEICELGSVVNLAQRTIRSFARFVPKEIVRGVMDNSISAELGGVREEVTVVFTDVGDFTTIAESADPDMLMHQTTRYFSVLTEAFLAEGGTVDKFIGDAVMVFWNAPNPQPDHVERACRAVLSGKMACERLNAQFEAEGLKPFFTRFGIHVGEAVVGNLGSTERMNYTALGNTVNLAARLEGLNKRFGTAILASEDVYLRVRHRFQFRPFDAVITKGMTKETRIFELVGAPT from the coding sequence ATGGCGATCCAGGAGATTGAACTCGAAGCATTAACGCGGCCAAGTGACCAGTGGATGTTGACATTTCGAACCTCAATTACCTTCGCGGTGATGGCGTTCATCATCGCTCTAGCCGCGCTGCTAATCACTATTCAGGTCCGGGCTCTTCATTTGGCAACGCAGGAAGCTGCGTCTGCCTTTATGGACGCGACCAGCTCGAAGGCGTTGGGACGTCTTCAAATGGAGATTACCGCTATGGCGTCGTTGGTGCGTGTGCTGGCGACCAGTTCCAGCGTAGCCGATTCAAATGAAAGCATCGAGACCAGCCCTGCGATCAATCTATTCAAAGCCGCGCTGCAGGAACTGCCCCAAATGGACAGTATCTATGTCGGCTTTGAAAATGGCGCTTGGTTGGAGGTGCGACGTACCAGCGACCTCAACGAGGAGCAGCGCGAGAGGTTACGTGCGACACCTCGCGCTGATATTGCCATCAATTTGATCCGCCCCTGCCCGGATGGCGAACTGCCTATGCGACGAATTTTTGAAGATCGGCAGGGCAACGAAGTAGGACAACTGAATCTATGGAAATACGGATATGACCCCCGCAAGCGGCCCTGGTATCACAAGACGCTGAAGGCCGACCGGTCGCTTGTCTCCTTCCCTTATCTTTCGTTCGATATCGACGCACCCGTGATGACGATTAGCACGCCTCTGCGGGGCAAGGTGCACGGCGTCGTTGCCGCTGATCTCAAGCTCGACACTTTCAACGATTTCGTCCAATCGCAACGGCCTGGAGAGCACGGTATCGTCTTGATTTTTGACGCCGCCGGCTCGCTCATTGCCCATCCCGATTTTGGACAATTCGTTACTAGCGCGATGACACACCCATCCCAACCGCAATTGCCCAACATCAAGGAGATCAACTCGGGGGTCGCAGCGGCCGTGTTGCGAGGGGCGCATGGCCGCGACCAATACGACGGAAATATTCGCGACGACCAAGGCAACGGCTATTTGTTCAGGTTAGCGAAATTCACTCTGGGTGAGCAGCACAGCGGCCGGATATTGTTGCTGGCGGCCCAAGGAGACTTTGTTCAAAATGTTCGGCGGCTCCAGGTTACTGGATTAATCGTCGCGATTGTTGCTGGCGCCGTGTTTGTTCCGGTTGTTTGGATATTTGGCAGCGGAATGTCTCGTTCCTTGAAAGACATTACGGCGCAGGCCGCCAGACTCCAGAAGCTGGCCGCACCCGACCCTTCACCAGTTCCATCACGCATTAAGGAAATTTGCGAACTCGGTAGTGTGGTGAATCTCGCGCAACGCACCATACGGTCGTTCGCGCGCTTCGTCCCTAAGGAGATCGTCCGAGGAGTCATGGATAATTCCATATCCGCTGAGCTTGGCGGAGTCAGAGAAGAGGTTACCGTCGTTTTCACCGACGTTGGAGATTTTACAACCATCGCCGAGTCCGCAGACCCCGACATGCTCATGCATCAAACGACGCGGTATTTCTCCGTGCTTACGGAGGCTTTCCTGGCCGAAGGCGGGACGGTCGACAAGTTTATTGGCGACGCAGTGATGGTCTTCTGGAACGCACCCAATCCACAGCCCGACCATGTCGAGCGGGCTTGCCGCGCAGTTCTTTCGGGCAAGATGGCGTGCGAAAGGCTCAACGCTCAATTTGAAGCTGAGGGCCTGAAGCCATTCTTTACGCGGTTTGGCATTCATGTCGGGGAGGCCGTCGTCGGCAACCTCGGGTCGACGGAGCGCATGAATTATACGGCTCTCGGCAATACGGTTAATCTGGCGGCGCGTCTCGAAGGACTGAACAAGCGGTTTGGGACCGCTATCCTTGCGAGCGAAGACGTCTATTTGCGAGTACGGCACCGCTTCCAGTTCAGACCCTTCGATGCGGTCATTACCAAGGGGATGACGAAGGAAACACGCATTTTCGAGCTCGTAGGGGCACCAACATGA
- a CDS encoding carboxymuconolactone decarboxylase family protein: MINGFKLQDATTAPAASAEILNGVQKTWGFVPNLHRVLAESPAALEAYSTLWEIAEKTGFTPQERNIVYLAIIYENECTYCMAGHTNLSRMAKVDPAAIAAVREGRPIADPKLEALRLFAAKLTRQRGVVSEADVAAFRQAGYDNRALLDVLVLEATKLISNYTNHLAETPNDSFMKGAEWTAPGKLKPVA, from the coding sequence ATGATCAACGGCTTCAAACTTCAGGACGCCACGACCGCGCCCGCGGCGTCCGCCGAGATCCTGAACGGCGTCCAGAAGACCTGGGGTTTTGTGCCCAACCTGCACCGCGTCCTCGCAGAGAGCCCGGCAGCGCTCGAGGCGTACAGCACGCTATGGGAAATCGCCGAGAAAACGGGCTTTACTCCGCAGGAACGCAACATCGTCTATCTGGCCATCATCTACGAGAATGAATGCACCTATTGCATGGCCGGCCATACCAACCTGTCGCGCATGGCCAAGGTCGACCCTGCCGCGATCGCTGCGGTGCGAGAGGGCCGTCCCATTGCCGATCCGAAGCTCGAGGCGCTGCGCCTGTTCGCCGCCAAGTTGACTCGCCAGCGCGGCGTGGTCAGCGAAGCCGACGTCGCGGCCTTCAGGCAAGCGGGCTACGACAACCGCGCACTGCTCGACGTGCTCGTGCTCGAAGCGACCAAGTTGATCTCCAACTACACCAACCATCTCGCGGAGACGCCGAACGACTCCTTCATGAAGGGCGCCGAATGGACCGCGCCCGGTAAACTCAAGCCGGTTGCTTGA
- a CDS encoding helix-turn-helix domain-containing protein gives MKTIFSTADVHRRDAFDYWHEALCRKVIPHDCTPEDRLIFAAEIRSAFLADTAVVQYESTPMQNDVTVRHVAHAGADELLVRRQMTGVFVAEQDGRSIVLEPGDITLFDPRRPMRGKYLKGAKQLVLKVPRLHLEARVGDARQAVARPIKPFEEAEYGLTSAYLAMLPTYADGLGAAAAEVVRDQILDLVAVTLMKAIGGGRPLLSSARSIVLINVRTAIETRLSNPALDAKTVAAAAGVSVRYANAVLAESGTSITRLIWARRLEHCRRALEDPSQLHRTVSEVAYGWGFSDMTHFGRSFRATYGSLPSEYRRLSKSSV, from the coding sequence GTGAAGACGATTTTTTCGACAGCGGACGTTCACCGGCGCGATGCCTTTGACTACTGGCACGAAGCGCTGTGCAGGAAGGTTATCCCGCACGATTGTACGCCGGAAGACCGGCTTATCTTCGCGGCCGAGATTCGATCCGCATTTCTTGCAGACACCGCAGTCGTTCAATACGAGAGCACGCCGATGCAAAACGATGTTACAGTGCGGCACGTCGCGCACGCGGGCGCCGACGAGCTCTTGGTCCGCCGGCAAATGACCGGGGTGTTCGTTGCTGAGCAGGACGGCCGTTCGATCGTGCTTGAGCCGGGGGATATCACATTATTCGACCCGCGCCGGCCGATGCGCGGGAAGTATTTGAAAGGCGCGAAACAGCTGGTCCTCAAGGTTCCTCGCCTCCACCTGGAGGCTCGCGTCGGCGACGCGCGGCAAGCGGTCGCCCGTCCGATCAAGCCCTTCGAGGAAGCCGAGTACGGCTTGACGTCCGCTTATCTGGCGATGCTGCCGACATACGCGGACGGTCTCGGTGCTGCGGCCGCCGAGGTAGTAAGGGATCAGATTCTTGATCTCGTCGCGGTAACCCTGATGAAAGCGATAGGCGGAGGAAGGCCACTCCTTTCATCCGCCCGCTCAATTGTCCTTATCAACGTCCGCACAGCAATCGAAACACGTCTCAGCAACCCGGCGCTGGACGCCAAGACGGTGGCCGCTGCCGCCGGAGTGAGCGTCCGATATGCCAATGCGGTGCTTGCCGAGAGCGGCACTTCGATAACGCGTCTCATCTGGGCGCGGCGTCTTGAGCATTGCCGACGTGCTCTAGAGGATCCGTCACAATTGCATCGGACAGTGAGTGAGGTCGCATATGGCTGGGGATTTTCCGATATGACGCACTTCGGCCGCAGTTTCCGTGCGACCTATGGCTCGCTGCCCAGCGAATACCGTAGGCTCTCAAAGTCCTCCGTCTGA
- a CDS encoding KUP/HAK/KT family potassium transporter: MPYSTTSALNRHTGFAGEIHNKLGQSPNLATVLVALGIVYGDLGTSPLYTLQTIVHIIGHEFTPEEALGSLSLIVWSLIITISVKYNVLVMRADNHGEGGILALMAMTGEDRSGRRRWLVIFGLFGAALIYGDGIITPALSVLSAVEGLNVATDIFKPYTMPIAVLILVALFALQTRGTATVGKAFGPVMLIWFATMAMLGIGAIVRHPQVLCALDPVHAFRLLSTNGFVGFAVLGGVFLALTGGEALYADMGHVGRYPIRLAWYCIVLPALVLNYAGQVGNFLDAPDMESNPFFKLAPDWAIYPLVALATLATIIASQAIITGSFSMTRQAMQLGWFPGVRIDQTSAEAYGQIYVPFVNWTMMFLTVALTAVFGNSERIAGAYGTAVSTTMVLTSVLLYEVMRRRWRWTLYQAAATAALLLAVDLAFFSANLFKILEGGWIPLTFGILVFTIMTTWHFGVEALYRRNIARPQQRTEFFGRLRNENVVRVSGTAIFLTRSGKGMPPIIVNYVKQGRCLHKTAIALTVSFESVPRVRPRDRMRCENLGEGVWHVTVHFGFVEIPDLPSVISRATRKGVPAWDEPIYYIERHDPISRKNRNMLSRCGVALFAFMSRNSAHAIDRFRIPSNALVEIGRRIEL; encoded by the coding sequence ATGCCCTATTCGACCACTTCTGCCCTCAATCGCCACACCGGGTTCGCCGGGGAGATTCACAATAAGCTGGGGCAAAGTCCGAACCTCGCAACGGTTCTCGTTGCGCTCGGCATCGTATATGGCGATCTAGGAACGAGTCCGCTCTATACGCTCCAGACCATCGTTCATATCATTGGACATGAATTCACGCCCGAGGAAGCCCTTGGTTCTCTATCTTTGATAGTTTGGTCGTTGATCATCACGATCTCGGTCAAATACAACGTGTTAGTCATGCGTGCGGACAATCACGGTGAGGGTGGTATTCTCGCGCTCATGGCTATGACCGGTGAAGATCGGTCAGGACGGCGGCGTTGGCTGGTCATTTTCGGGTTATTTGGGGCGGCTCTCATCTACGGCGATGGCATCATTACACCAGCCCTTTCGGTCTTGAGTGCGGTGGAAGGCCTGAACGTCGCGACTGACATTTTCAAACCTTACACAATGCCGATCGCGGTTCTAATCCTTGTCGCCCTGTTCGCGCTGCAAACCCGAGGCACAGCCACCGTCGGCAAGGCGTTTGGACCGGTTATGCTGATTTGGTTCGCAACGATGGCCATGCTGGGCATCGGTGCCATTGTGCGGCATCCGCAGGTGCTATGCGCACTCGACCCTGTTCACGCTTTCCGGTTACTGAGTACGAATGGATTCGTTGGCTTTGCCGTTCTTGGTGGTGTTTTTCTGGCGCTCACGGGGGGTGAGGCCTTGTACGCTGATATGGGCCACGTTGGTCGTTACCCCATCCGCCTTGCATGGTATTGTATCGTACTTCCTGCCCTCGTTCTAAACTATGCCGGTCAGGTCGGGAATTTTCTGGACGCTCCTGATATGGAGTCGAATCCATTTTTCAAGCTTGCGCCGGATTGGGCGATCTACCCTCTGGTAGCTTTGGCAACCCTCGCAACCATCATCGCAAGCCAGGCCATCATTACCGGGTCGTTCTCGATGACCCGACAAGCAATGCAACTAGGATGGTTTCCTGGCGTTCGGATCGATCAGACTTCGGCTGAGGCATATGGCCAGATCTACGTGCCCTTCGTGAATTGGACCATGATGTTCCTTACAGTTGCTTTGACCGCAGTTTTCGGAAATTCGGAGCGCATTGCCGGAGCTTACGGCACGGCTGTCTCAACAACGATGGTTTTGACGTCAGTCCTTCTGTACGAGGTGATGCGACGTCGCTGGCGTTGGACGCTCTATCAAGCTGCCGCAACCGCGGCGCTTTTGCTGGCGGTCGACTTGGCCTTCTTCTCCGCGAACCTTTTTAAGATCCTCGAGGGGGGCTGGATTCCACTGACTTTCGGCATCCTTGTCTTCACTATCATGACCACATGGCATTTCGGCGTTGAGGCGTTGTACCGGCGAAATATCGCGCGACCCCAGCAACGAACCGAATTCTTCGGTCGCCTCCGCAACGAGAATGTGGTCCGCGTTTCGGGTACCGCCATCTTTCTAACGCGGTCTGGCAAGGGTATGCCGCCGATCATCGTCAACTACGTTAAACAAGGACGATGTCTCCACAAGACAGCCATAGCGCTGACGGTTAGCTTTGAGAGCGTTCCCAGGGTTCGTCCGCGGGATCGCATGCGATGCGAGAATCTTGGCGAGGGGGTGTGGCACGTCACCGTGCATTTTGGTTTTGTTGAGATTCCTGACCTTCCCTCGGTGATCTCCCGGGCTACGAGAAAGGGAGTGCCCGCGTGGGATGAGCCAATCTATTACATCGAGCGACATGATCCCATAAGCCGCAAAAATCGAAATATGCTCTCGCGTTGTGGCGTTGCGCTGTTCGCTTTCATGTCCCGAAACTCCGCCCACGCAATCGACCGATTTAGAATACCCTCCAATGCCTTGGTAGAAATTGGACGGCGGATCGAGCTTTAA
- a CDS encoding LysR family transcriptional regulator, whose product MDLLSPMKTFVRVVEASSFTAIASEQNTTQPTISRQIAALEDHLGARLLTRTTRAVTLTDDGRAFYEHALRALEAVSEAEGAVGRRRAKPSGTLRLTTPVVFGRLHIVPRLATFLARNRELSIDLVMSDTFIDLVEQGLDVAIRVGEITDPGLVTKRIGMVRRITVAAPAYLKRRRTPKTPDDLADHDCIVYSRLATGNRWFFERPQGPLTVDVKGRFRADNSEGVREAVVSGLGIAVIPAFAFVDEIKSGAVTVLLKDYEPKRLPLSAVYASRRFVPLKVRAIIDHLAHEFALDPSLSMHIV is encoded by the coding sequence ATGGACCTTCTCTCTCCGATGAAGACGTTCGTCCGTGTGGTGGAAGCCAGCAGCTTCACAGCAATCGCGAGCGAGCAGAACACAACACAGCCGACGATCAGCCGCCAGATCGCAGCGCTCGAAGACCATCTCGGCGCGCGTCTTCTAACGCGGACGACCCGCGCGGTAACTCTTACCGATGACGGACGGGCCTTCTACGAGCACGCGCTGCGCGCACTCGAGGCCGTTTCCGAAGCCGAAGGCGCCGTCGGCAGACGCCGGGCGAAGCCGTCGGGGACGCTTCGCCTGACTACGCCCGTCGTGTTCGGGCGTCTTCATATCGTGCCGCGCCTTGCCACCTTCCTTGCTCGGAATCGGGAATTGTCGATCGACCTGGTCATGAGCGATACGTTCATCGATCTGGTCGAACAGGGACTCGACGTCGCGATCCGCGTCGGCGAGATCACGGATCCTGGGCTCGTGACAAAACGGATCGGAATGGTCCGGCGCATCACCGTCGCGGCGCCGGCATATTTGAAGAGGCGCCGCACGCCGAAAACGCCGGACGATCTTGCGGATCACGACTGCATCGTCTACTCGCGGCTTGCCACAGGCAACCGCTGGTTCTTCGAAAGACCGCAAGGACCTCTGACGGTCGACGTCAAGGGACGCTTCCGGGCGGACAATTCCGAGGGCGTACGCGAGGCGGTCGTGAGCGGTCTTGGCATCGCCGTGATACCGGCCTTCGCCTTCGTCGACGAGATCAAGTCTGGAGCCGTCACCGTGCTCCTCAAGGACTACGAACCGAAGCGCCTTCCGCTCAGCGCGGTCTACGCTTCCCGGCGGTTCGTGCCGCTCAAGGTCCGCGCCATCATCGATCATCTCGCGCACGAGTTCGCGCTGGACCCCAGCCTGTCGATGCATATCGTCTAG